One Fundulus heteroclitus isolate FHET01 chromosome 1, MU-UCD_Fhet_4.1, whole genome shotgun sequence genomic window carries:
- the LOC105918350 gene encoding P2Y purinoceptor 1, giving the protein MNGTKCAKPNKELYEHTILPTLYSLVFIVGLVANGLGLKSLWHNWMKLGNINIFVLNLGLADILYLLTLPFLIVYYLKGSKWIFGDVFCKVTRFCFNLNLYCSIGFLTCISVYRYLGIVHPMRAMGRLTATHSVVISVIVWILVSAQSLPDMFYPKTFNNRKCFDTTSNEHIKSYLDYTITWTFFGFCIPFLITIGSYGHVTIIVCRSNTIEKDLKRRSLKLLATLILLFSLCYMPYHIFKNLSLYSRVLIHQGKCPAWDSISFIGHQASRGLVSLNSALNPLVYLHVNEDMGTQSRQLMQRGRQMFSRLFQSKSQSVPVPQTEQEDI; this is encoded by the coding sequence ATGAATGGAACCAAGTGTGCTAAACCGAATAAGGAATTATATGAACATACAATTCTGCCTACTCTTTACAGCTTGGTATTTATTGTTGGACTGGTAGCCAACGGATTGGGATTGAAGTCTTTGTGGCACAACTGGATGAAACTtggaaatattaatatttttgttctaAACCTTGGACTTGCAGACATTTTGTATCTGCTCACTCTTCCCTTTTTGATAGTGTACTACCTTAAAGGGAGTAAATGGATCTTTGGAGACGTCTTCTGCAAAGTAACAAGGTTCTGCTTCAACCTGAACTTATACTGCAGCATCGGGTTCCTCACATGCATAAGTGTGTACAGGTACCTGGGAATCGTCCATCCAATGAGAGCCATGGGGAGATTAACAGCGACTCACTCTGTGGTGATCTCAGTCATTGTCTGGATTCTGGTGAGTGCTCAGAGTCTTCCAGACATGTTCTACcccaaaacatttaataacagaaaatgttttgacaccaCCTCAAATGAACATATTAAGAGTTATCTGGACTACACCATTACATGGACATTCTTTGGATTTTGCATCCCATTCCTAATCACCATTGGCAGCTACGGACATGTGACTATCATTGTTTGCCGCTCAAATACGATTGAAAAGGACCTGAAACGACGGAGCTTGAAGCTGTTGGCTACTTTGATACTTCTTTTCTCACTGTGCTACATGCCCTACCATATCTTCAAGAACCTCAGCCTGTATTCCAGAGTTCTGATTCATCAGGGTAAATGCCCCGCGTGGGATTCGATATCCTTCATAGGACATCAGGCAAGTCGTGGTCTTGTGAGCCTGAACAGCGCCCTCAACCCGCTGGTTTACCTCCATGTAAATGAGGATATGGGAACTCAGTCCAGGCAGCTGATGCAGCGAGGTCGACAGATGTTCAGTCGTTTGTTTCAGTCTAAATCCCAGTCTGTCCCTGTACCACAGACAGAGCAAGAAGACATTTGA
- the LOC105918364 gene encoding P2Y purinoceptor 1-like codes for MKNSNCTKPNKELFEHRVLPILYILVFIIGLVLYVWGIKSLLRNGKKLRGIDILVINLGVADMLYLLTLPFLMDYYLKGNDWIFGEAFCTITRFCFKMNLYCSIGFLTCISVYRYLAIVYPFEALRTLTVTNSAVISAMVWILVSAQSVPDMFFPKHSGNMTNKCYDTTDWDKVEDYFPYSLSVTFLGFCIPSGIIVGCYGHVTLVVCSSNTVKTDVKQRSSKLLVLLILYFSLCFAPYHVFKNLNLYSRVLMKEGTCPPWNSGVFIAHQASRGLVSLNSALNPLVYLNVNEDMGTQLRQLLQGSRQISRRLFQSKSSSETQTEQEVDSPRKESALLNELHHV; via the coding sequence atgaaaaacagcaaCTGTACTAAACCCAATAAGGAATTATTTGAACACAGGGTACTGCCTATTCTTTACATCTTGGTGTTTATTATCGGACTGGTGCTGTATGTGTGGGGAATTAAGTCTTTGCTTCGTAACGGGAAGAAACTTCGAGGCATCGATATCCTGGTTATTAACCTTGGAGTAGCAGACATGTTGTATCTGCTTACTCTCCCCTTTCTGATGGATTACTATCTCAAAGGGAATGACTGGATCTTTGGAGAAGCTTTCTGCACGATAACAAGATTCTGCTTCAAAATGAACTTATACTGCAGCATCGGATTCCTCACGTGTATAAGCGTCTACAGGTACCTGGCCATCGTTTATCCATTTGAAGCACTGAGGACATTAACAGTGACTAACTCTGCAGTAATCTCAGCCATGGTATGGATTCTGGTGAGTGCTCAAAGTGTTCCAGACATGTTTTTCCCTAAACATTCAGGGAACATGACTAACAAATGTTATGATACAACTGATTGGGATAAGGTTGAGGATTATTTCCCCTACAGCCTAAGCGTGACATTCCTTGGATTCTGCATCCCTTCTGGCATCATCGTTGGCTGCTACGGACATGTGACTCTTGTTGTCTGCAGCTCAAATACGGTGAAAACGGATGTGAAACAACGAAGCTCAAAGCTGCTGGTTTTGCTGATTCTTTACTTCTCGCTTTGTTTTGCTCCCTATCATGTCTTCAAGAACCTCAACCTTTATTCCAGAGTCCTGATGAAAGAGGGTACATGCCCCCCATGGAATTCTGGAGTGTTCATTGCACATCAGGCCAGTCGTGGTCTTGTGAGCCTGAACAGCGCTCTCAACCCGCTGGTTTACCTCAATGTAAATGAGGATATGGGAACTCAGCTCAGGCAGCTGCTGCAGGGAAGTCGACAGATATCCCGTCGTTTGTTTCAGTCAAAATCCAGCTCTGAAACACAGACTGAGCAAGAAGTTGATAGTCCTAGGAAAGAAAGTGCTCTTTTAAATGAACTGCATCATGTGTGA
- the LOC118563384 gene encoding P2Y purinoceptor 1-like encodes MNGTKCAKPNKEIYEHTILPTLYSLVFIVGLVANGLGLKSLWHNWKKLGNINIFVLNLGLADILYLLTLPFLIVYYLKGSKWIFGDVFCKVTRFCFNLNLYCSIGFLTCISVYRYLGIVHPMRAMGRLTATHSVVISVIVWILVSAQSLPDMFYPKTFNKRKCFDTTSNNHMKSYLDYTIIRTFFGFCVPFLITIGSYGHVTIIVCRSNTIEKDLKRRSLKLLATLILLFSLCYMPYHIFKNLSLYSRVLIHQGKCPAWDSISFIGHQASRGLVSLNSVLNPLVYLHVNEDMGTQSRQLMQRGRQMFSPLFQSKSQSVPVPQTEQDI; translated from the coding sequence ATGAATGGAACCAAGTGTGCTAAACCGAATAAGGAAATATATGAACATACAATTCTGCCTACTCTTTACAGCTTGGTATTTATTGTTGGACTGGTAGCCAATGGATTGGGATTGAAGTCTTTGTGGCACAACTGGAAGAAACTtggaaatattaatatttttgttctaAACCTTGGACTTGCAGACATTTTGTATCTGCTCACACTTCCCTTTCTGATAGTGTACTACCTTAAAGGGAGTAAATGGATCTTTGGAGACGTCTTCTGCAAAGTAACAAGGTTCTGCTTCAACCTGAACTTATACTGCAGCATCGGGTTCCTCACATGCATAAGTGTGTACAGGTACCTGGGAATCGTCCATCCAATGAGAGCCATGGGGAGATTAACAGCGACTCACTCTGTGGTGATCTCAGTCATTGTCTGGATTCTGGTGAGTGCTCAGAGTCTTCCAGACATGTTCTACcccaaaacatttaataaaagaaaatgttttgacaccaCCTCTAACAACCATATGAAGAGTTATCTGGACTATACCATTATACGGACATTCTTTGGATTTTGCGTCCCGTTCCTAATCACCATTGGCAGCTACGGACATGTGACTATCATTGTCTGCCGCTCAAATACGATTGAAAAGGACCTGAAACGAAGGAGCTTGAAGCTATTGGCTACTTTGATACTTCTTTTCTCACTGTGCTACATGCCCTACCATATCTTCAAGAACCTCAGCCTGTATTCCAGAGTTCTGATTCATCAGGGTAAATGCCCCGCGTGGGATTCGATATCCTTCATAGGACATCAGGCAAGCCGTGGTCTTGTGAGCCTGAACAGCGTTCTCAACCCGCTGGTTTACCTCCACGTAAATGAGGATATGGGAACTCAGTCCAGGCAGCTGATGCAGCGAGGTCGACAGATGTTCAGTCCTTTGTTTCAGTCTAAATCCCAGTCTGTGCCTGTACCACAGACAGAGCAAGACATTTGA
- the LOC105918342 gene encoding P2Y purinoceptor 1 — translation MNGTRCVKLDKKLYEHTILPTLYSLVFIVGLVANGLGLKSLWHNWKKLGNINIFVLNLGLADILYLLTLPFLIVYYLKGSKWIFGDVFCKVTRFCFNLNLYCSIGFLTCISVYRYLGIVHPMRAMGRLTATHSVVISVIVWILVSAQSLPDMFYPKTFNNTKCFDTTSSEHIKSYLDYTITWTFFGFCIPFLITIGSYGHVTIIVCCSNTIKKDLKRRSLKLLAILILLFSLCYVPYHIFKNLSLYSRFLRMQKICPSWERVVFNARQASRGLVSLNSALNPLVYLHVNEDLGTKFRQLLQRGRQMFSRLFQSKSQSVPVPQTEQEDI, via the coding sequence ATGAATGGAACTAGGTGTGTTAAACTGGACAAGAAACTATATGAACATACAATTCTGCCTACTCTTTACAGCTTGGTATTTATTGTTGGACTGGTAGCCAACGGATTGGGATTGAAGTCTTTGTGGCACAACTGGAAGAAACTtggaaatattaatatttttgttctaAACCTTGGACTTGCAGACATTTTGTATCTGCTCACACTTCCCTTTCTAATAGTGTACTACCTTAAAGGGAGTAAATGGATCTTTGGAGACGTCTTCTGCAAAGTAACAAGGTTCTGCTTCAACCTGAACTTATACTGCAGCATCGGGTTCCTCACATGCATAAGTGTGTACAGGTACCTGGGAATCGTCCATCCAATGAGAGCCATGGGGAGATTAACAGCGACTCACTCTGTGGTGATTTCAGTCATTGTCTGGATTCTGGTGAGTGCTCAGAGTCTTCCAGACATGTTCTACcccaaaacatttaataacacaaaatgttttgacaCAACCTCTAGCGAACATATTAAGAGTTATCTGGACTACACCATTACATGGACATTCTTTGGATTTTGCATCCCATTCCTAATCACCATTGGCAGCTACGGACATGTGACTATCATTGTCTGCTGCTCCAATACGATTAAAAAGGACCTGAAACGACGGAGCTTGAAGCTGTTGGCTATTTTGATACTTCTTTTCTCACTTTGCTATGTGCCCTACCATATCTTCAAGAACCTCAGCCTGTATTCCAGGTTTCTTCGTATGCAGAAAATATGCCCCAGCTGGGAAAGGGTAGTCTTCAATGCCCGTCAGGCAAGTCGTGGTCTTGTGAGCCTGAACAGCGCCCTCAACCCGCTGGTCTATCTCCACGTAAATGAGGATTTGGGAACTAAGTTCAGGCAGCTGTTGCAGCGAGGACGACAGATGTTCAGTCGTTTGTTTCAGTCAAAATCCCAGTCTGTGCCTGTACCACAGACAGAGCAAGAAGACATTTGA